In a single window of the Acetivibrio clariflavus DSM 19732 genome:
- a CDS encoding IS110 family transposase — MNFRPIAGIDVGKFFSEMAILSPTNEVVARMKIHHDSNTDVERAVELLNKTEKDFASRPFIVMESTGHYHKILFHSLCKAGFEVSVTNPIQTDSIKNIGIRKVKNDKVDARKIALLYRFQELKSTNIPNEDIECLRSLCRQYYKLSDELTAYKNRLTGIVDQLMLNFKDVFSNIFSKAAMAVLEEYPTPAHILKADRNKLISLIQKKSRKSLKWSTAKYELLVSKARDFAPLSIHNASNVIMLGVYISMIKTLEESLEKVLKSIRLLIAEDMAKDMPMLALTLELLQSLPGIGLLSAATILAEIGDFSAFKKPGKLVAYFGVDPSVMQSGEFTGTRNKMSKRGSRLLRRVLFTIALANIRTKRDKTACNPVLLEFYQQKCQSKPKKVALGAVMRKLVCIIFAVLRDRKPYQLRSPQEHAQMLAAKHTAA; from the coding sequence ATGAATTTCAGACCCATTGCAGGAATTGATGTGGGTAAGTTCTTCAGTGAAATGGCGATTCTTTCTCCTACCAATGAAGTGGTTGCCCGCATGAAGATTCACCATGATTCCAATACCGACGTTGAAAGAGCCGTTGAATTGCTTAATAAAACGGAAAAAGATTTTGCTTCAAGGCCTTTCATAGTCATGGAATCCACCGGGCACTATCACAAAATCCTTTTCCATTCACTTTGTAAAGCTGGATTTGAGGTTTCGGTAACAAACCCCATCCAAACTGATTCTATCAAAAATATTGGAATCAGAAAAGTGAAAAATGATAAAGTGGATGCCCGGAAAATTGCCCTACTCTATAGATTTCAGGAACTTAAGTCAACCAACATCCCCAATGAGGATATTGAGTGCCTAAGGAGCCTATGTCGCCAGTACTACAAACTGAGTGATGAGCTTACCGCCTACAAAAACAGGCTTACCGGTATTGTTGACCAACTCATGCTTAACTTCAAGGATGTCTTCTCCAATATATTTTCAAAGGCTGCTATGGCTGTCCTGGAGGAGTATCCTACTCCTGCCCATATTCTTAAGGCTGACAGGAACAAGCTGATTTCACTGATTCAGAAGAAATCCCGCAAAAGCCTTAAATGGTCAACTGCCAAGTATGAGCTTCTGGTCTCCAAGGCCAGAGATTTTGCACCTCTGAGCATTCATAATGCCTCAAATGTTATTATGCTGGGCGTATATATCTCCATGATCAAAACCTTGGAAGAAAGCCTGGAGAAAGTCCTTAAGTCCATTCGTCTACTGATTGCTGAAGATATGGCGAAGGATATGCCCATGCTGGCATTGACGCTTGAACTTTTGCAGAGCCTGCCAGGTATAGGCCTTCTCTCTGCTGCTACTATTCTTGCGGAGATTGGAGACTTTTCAGCCTTTAAAAAGCCAGGCAAGCTGGTTGCTTATTTCGGCGTTGACCCCTCTGTCATGCAGTCCGGAGAGTTTACCGGCACACGGAACAAGATGTCTAAGAGAGGTTCAAGGCTGCTTCGCAGGGTGCTTTTCACAATTGCTCTTGCTAATATCCGTACCAAGCGGGATAAGACAGCTTGCAACCCTGTGCTGCTGGAGTTCTACCAACAAAAATGCCAGAGTAAGCCTAAGAAAGTAGCTTTGGGAGCTGTTATGCGCAAGCTTGTTTGTATCATCTTTGCTGTCCTAAGGGATAGGAAACCTTACCAGTTACGCAGCCCCCAGGAACACGCTCAAATGCTTGCAGCAAAGCATACAGCAGCTTGA
- a CDS encoding DUF615 domain-containing protein → MDQKKLKEDVKDPKKQESKVEPEMKSNKAILYAILVLVTALVIVTVVVGGVFYILTRNNVNGFADKYRENIKKVPVIRHALPKIEDPDEAENYSRDKLLSLYKQFKAENEELKRQLSDIEKINKELSKYKEDADSMTKKYEELKSEAEKEKAKMEEYKKKVDELVAKGDKEGFAEYFAQVNSETAEKIYREIVKEQKESEEAKQFAQLYEKMDTSSCAKIFEQLGSEKIDLISYTLKNMKKDIAAEIISEMSSEFAAKITDKLAKDYGIKFARDEETGE, encoded by the coding sequence ATGGATCAAAAAAAATTGAAAGAAGATGTTAAAGACCCTAAAAAGCAAGAAAGCAAAGTAGAGCCTGAAATGAAAAGTAATAAGGCAATATTGTATGCTATTCTTGTGCTGGTTACTGCATTGGTGATTGTAACCGTTGTGGTGGGAGGGGTCTTTTATATTTTGACTCGTAATAATGTTAATGGTTTTGCAGACAAGTATAGAGAGAACATAAAAAAAGTTCCTGTCATAAGACATGCTTTACCGAAAATCGAAGATCCTGACGAAGCCGAAAACTATAGCCGGGACAAACTTTTAAGTTTATACAAACAGTTTAAAGCTGAAAATGAAGAACTTAAAAGACAACTGTCAGACATTGAGAAAATAAACAAAGAACTATCAAAATATAAAGAAGATGCTGATTCAATGACAAAAAAATATGAAGAATTGAAGAGTGAGGCAGAAAAAGAAAAAGCAAAAATGGAAGAATACAAAAAGAAAGTTGACGAACTGGTGGCAAAAGGTGACAAAGAAGGATTTGCTGAGTATTTTGCCCAAGTAAATAGTGAAACAGCTGAAAAAATATATAGGGAAATTGTTAAAGAACAGAAAGAAAGTGAAGAAGCAAAACAATTTGCACAGCTGTATGAAAAAATGGATACTTCATCCTGTGCCAAAATTTTTGAGCAGCTTGGAAGTGAAAAAATAGATTTAATATCATACACTCTTAAGAATATGAAAAAAGACATAGCTGCAGAGATAATATCCGAAATGAGCAGTGAATTTGCGGCAAAAATAACCGATAAACTTGCTAAAGATTACGGTATTAAATTTGCCAGAGATGAGGAAACCGGAGAATAG
- the fliJ gene encoding flagellar export protein FliJ produces the protein MGKFNFKLQAVLNLKKQIENNMKNELGKAVQELERQKRILMEIERERDEYITEINRQSTSGVAVGRLKEYGLYISLLNKKADNQKNNIKIAQESVDKYRERLIIAMQERKMMEKFKEKKFEEYYKEQQKLEQKLIDEIASFNYEINE, from the coding sequence TTGGGAAAGTTTAATTTTAAGCTGCAGGCTGTTCTTAACTTAAAGAAGCAGATTGAAAACAATATGAAGAATGAGTTAGGAAAGGCTGTACAGGAACTGGAAAGGCAGAAAAGAATACTAATGGAAATTGAAAGGGAGAGAGACGAGTATATTACCGAAATAAACAGGCAATCTACTTCGGGTGTTGCAGTGGGAAGATTAAAAGAGTATGGTTTGTATATTTCACTGCTAAACAAAAAAGCGGATAATCAAAAAAATAATATAAAGATTGCACAAGAATCTGTCGATAAGTATAGAGAGCGGCTTATCATAGCCATGCAGGAAAGAAAAATGATGGAAAAATTTAAGGAAAAGAAATTTGAAGAGTATTATAAGGAACAGCAAAAGCTGGAACAGAAGCTCATCGACGAGATAGCAAGTTTTAACTATGAGATAAACGAGTAG
- the fliI gene encoding flagellar protein export ATPase FliI, with translation MTGINFKRYKEILAKSDFIEYKGKVSKIIGLTIESNGPEVNMGEICLIQSLRDKYEIKAEVVGFRENKVILMPLGDMAGIGPGSSVVATGEYLSAAVGEKLIGRIIDGLGNPIDEKGEIETEGFYPVNNDPPHPLMRNRISEPLPLGIKTIDGLLTIGKGQRVGIFAGSGVGKSTLIGMIARNTKADINVIALIGERGREVREFIEKDLKEEGLSRSVVIVATSDQPALVRLKAAFMATAVAEYFRDQGKDVLLLMDSLTRFAMAQREIGLAVGEPPVSRGYTPSVFSIMPKLLERAGNSERGSITGLYTVLVDGDDLTEPVTDTARGILDGHIVLSRALANRNQYPAIDVLASVSRVMSDIIDDRHKEIANKIKKLMAIYRDAEDLINIGAYVKGSNEKIDLAIEYNDKILEFIEQGTHEKYSFNEVIGMLESFADIY, from the coding sequence ATGACAGGCATAAATTTTAAAAGGTATAAAGAAATTCTTGCAAAATCCGACTTTATTGAATACAAAGGGAAGGTATCGAAAATTATAGGTCTTACAATCGAATCCAACGGCCCGGAAGTTAATATGGGTGAAATTTGTTTGATTCAATCGTTAAGAGATAAATATGAAATTAAAGCCGAAGTTGTCGGATTCAGGGAAAATAAAGTTATTCTGATGCCGTTGGGTGATATGGCAGGAATCGGGCCGGGAAGCAGTGTAGTAGCTACAGGAGAATATTTAAGTGCGGCTGTGGGTGAAAAATTAATCGGAAGAATTATTGACGGTCTGGGGAATCCCATAGATGAAAAAGGAGAAATAGAAACTGAAGGTTTTTATCCTGTAAACAACGATCCACCTCATCCATTAATGAGAAATCGAATTTCCGAACCGCTCCCTTTGGGAATTAAAACAATAGACGGTCTGCTGACAATAGGAAAGGGGCAGAGAGTAGGCATATTTGCAGGAAGCGGTGTGGGAAAAAGTACTTTGATAGGTATGATAGCCAGAAATACCAAAGCCGATATAAATGTAATCGCACTCATCGGAGAACGCGGCAGGGAAGTGCGTGAGTTTATAGAAAAAGACCTGAAAGAAGAAGGATTGAGCAGGTCGGTTGTCATTGTGGCAACTTCCGATCAACCGGCTCTTGTGAGACTAAAAGCTGCATTTATGGCTACAGCTGTTGCTGAATATTTCAGAGATCAGGGAAAAGATGTGCTGCTGCTAATGGATTCTCTGACACGATTTGCCATGGCACAGAGAGAAATAGGTTTGGCTGTTGGTGAGCCACCAGTGTCAAGGGGTTATACGCCTTCGGTGTTTTCGATAATGCCAAAGTTGCTCGAGAGAGCAGGTAATTCAGAGAGGGGATCAATTACCGGGCTTTATACCGTTTTGGTAGATGGTGACGATTTGACCGAACCGGTAACCGATACGGCCAGAGGAATACTTGACGGTCATATTGTACTTTCCAGAGCTCTAGCCAATAGAAATCAATATCCTGCTATAGATGTACTTGCAAGCGTAAGCAGGGTTATGTCCGATATAATAGATGACAGGCATAAAGAAATTGCCAACAAGATAAAAAAACTTATGGCAATATACAGGGATGCTGAGGACCTTATTAATATCGGTGCCTATGTCAAAGGCAGCAATGAAAAAATTGACCTGGCTATTGAGTATAACGATAAAATACTTGAGTTTATAGAACAGGGAACTCATGAAAAATACAGTTTTAATGAAGTAATCGGAATGCTTGAGAGTTTTGCCGACATTTACTGA
- a CDS encoding FliH/SctL family protein gives MYSKIFKSNEISLGEPVQIKIPTSFPAIKMAYKLDAKSESDVYEKKALKLEKGNSKDLDELIQGANIESEKIIKAAEIKAQKIIEAAEKQVSERIKAIEEEARQKGFEQGYEQGYEEAKKMYEDLIFEAERIKEEANMEYNRIMSEIEADAMELVMDIARKVIGEEISVNKEHLLHLVREALGKSSNRENIVLKVSAQDYDFVVDNKEKLLSMVEGVGNLDIKRDPALKIGDCLVETPYGSIDAGVETKLAKIEDAFMKFAINSKN, from the coding sequence TCAAATAAAGATTCCTACCAGTTTTCCAGCTATAAAGATGGCTTATAAATTGGATGCAAAAAGTGAAAGCGATGTTTATGAAAAAAAAGCTTTGAAACTGGAAAAGGGAAATAGCAAAGATTTGGATGAGCTTATACAAGGAGCAAACATCGAATCGGAAAAAATAATTAAAGCTGCGGAAATTAAGGCACAGAAAATAATTGAAGCAGCTGAAAAACAAGTTAGTGAGAGAATAAAAGCAATAGAAGAGGAAGCAAGGCAAAAGGGATTTGAACAAGGTTATGAACAAGGCTATGAAGAAGCAAAAAAAATGTATGAGGACTTGATTTTTGAAGCAGAGCGCATTAAAGAAGAGGCAAATATGGAATACAACAGAATTATGTCCGAAATAGAAGCAGATGCTATGGAGTTGGTTATGGATATTGCACGAAAAGTAATTGGCGAGGAAATTTCAGTAAATAAAGAGCATCTTCTTCATTTGGTAAGAGAAGCTTTGGGAAAATCTTCAAATAGAGAGAATATTGTGTTAAAAGTTTCTGCTCAGGATTATGACTTTGTTGTAGATAATAAGGAAAAACTTCTTTCCATGGTTGAAGGTGTTGGAAATCTCGATATAAAGAGAGATCCGGCATTGAAAATAGGAGATTGCCTTGTAGAAACTCCCTATGGAAGCATAGATGCCGGAGTGGAAACAAAGCTGGCGAAAATTGAAGATGCCTTCATGAAATTTGCAATCAACAGCAAAAATTAG